GATCATGCAATTCCACATTTGTATGATATAAATACCTTTCAGTGTTATCTGTCATCAAATATCCCAGAGACCAGCCCTAGTGGAGCCATAAACCAGGCATGTAATTATCTTTTCATCAGTATCACAAACTGTGAATTACCTAACACTACGGTGATGCTGATTATTTCTTTGTCTGATTCGTAGGTCAGATATTCTTGTACAGGTTCCATGTATGTTACAGCATCTAAAGATGGTGCTATTAGGTTATGGGATGGCATCACAGCCAATTGTGTGCGGTCAATAACTGCAGCACACGGAACAGCTGAGGCTACCAGTGCAATTTTTACCAAAGATCAAAGGTATGAATACATTTTTTGTGCAAATATTGGACACAGCAAAAACCATGAGTGATACTGCTAGTCACTACCTGCTACATCATGATCTATGCCTGGAAATGTGGTCCTAGTGTTGGTTGATTTTGAACCTTAGCAATAGTATTGTTGACTTTGAAGTAGGTGTTTCCTTTATTCCAAATGGTATCaacttcaaaatttgaaatcttCAATGAAACTCCTGTTTACTACTAAGCCTTTGTTTATCTAAATGAATGGGATTTTTGCTATAGctgtaataaaaaaatcaccAACCAAGAAAACATGAGCCATAGGACAAAAGTTGTTGCATTTCTTACTTGTCCGTTGCTTTTGATGAAAGGATATAGCTATTGATGCCCATCAAGACCAACTTGTTACACTTTCCTGAAGTTCTTAATAGGCTTAGATCTTGTAGACATGTAGTGATTTAACTGTCTGATTTCTAGGTTTGTTCTCTCCTGTGGGAAGGATTCTACCGTAAAGCTTTGGGAAGTCGGCTCTGGAAGATTAGTCAGACAATATCTTGGAGCTATACATACCCAACTAAGGTGTCAGGTACATAAATGATAGATACATAATACGTTCTATTCGGTCAGTTAATCTTGGTGAATTCAGTCATGAAGAACTGCAGACgcttgtatttttaatttgcaCTAAGAGATGTTTATGTTCATCTCTTTTTAGTAAGTTAATTCAGCCTATCAGTTTTAAAATTGCTTCTCTTAATTTATTGTTCCCCATCACAATATACAGGTAATTATTGTTTTGTTGGGTACATCGGGAATAGCAGTTTATTACTGCAGAACCTCTATCCAAAACCTCTAATCGCCTAGCCGTTAGTGCACGTGATATTTTTATCCATATTCTGATAGTTACCTTTGTGTGCACTCTCTGTTGCAGGCTATTTTTAATCAGACAGAagaatttattatattcatagATGAACTGAGCAATGAGGTTTGTtcatccattttctttttctccatgTTTACCTGTGGTGATGTTAGCTTTATTAATtggattgattttatttgaGGCATCCGGGTAATACATTGCAGATCGTTATCTGGGATGCAATGACAACAGAAAAAGTTGCAAAGTGGCCTTCTAATCATGTTGGTGCACCCCGTTGGCTTGAACACTCACCAGTTGAGTCAGCTTTTATTTCCTGTGGAACTGATAGGTCAGTTCGGTTCTGGAAGGAGACTGTATAATAAAGGGGAGGAGGCTGAATGCATTTACGGACAGTATTAAAGTTATCACTGATTAGAAGTGAACTCAGGgaattccattttatttttgtttattctcTGTTATTAGTAGCCTTGCCCTGCAGAATAGTTAAGGCTTTCAACGCTTGGAATCAGAAGATTGCCTATCTCCACCGATGTGATCTGCTCAAATTTTAGAGCGATTCTAACTgtttcatattttcatcaaaGAAGCTTAAAGTTGGTTTGGATGAACCTTGGCGGGTCATTATGTCTTGGAGCTGGGTATACTCACGGCCTTTCCATTTAGGATGTTATGAGTCTGTATAATCCGCATCATAAACGGATGTaccttaatttttataaacatttgcCCCGTGAAACTTATGGGTTGGTCTGCACAAGTTTAAATACACTAGTATTATTTGACATTTATTTGCATAATGATAATATATTCAATCTATTAAACAATGCATAAGTTTACAGAAACTAGAAATGTTAGATTTTGGGTTACATTGGACTTGACGCAGGTTGTGGGTTGTTTGTGGTGTCTGTGGTTCTCTGTATAGTTTGTGGTCGAAAATCCCCCATTCAAAATTTTACCAGAAAATTTAAATCCAGAATTCTGACGACTGCCAGAATTATGACTTTAGTCACATAATTGACTAAAGCAATTGTAATTGGACTATTGATGAGTTACATatgaagaataaaagaatatttttaaaagtttttaatttacttgTATAAGGCATGCACTGTAGATATGTATTACCACGACCAATTGTAATTACTAGTATTGTATAAAACATCATCCTATGTTTATCACGTCTTCTATCATCAACTTTCATACATGTTGCATCTTCTATGCTATAATTACTCTGAATCATGTTATATTCGTCATGCTTGCGGTAGCTGCCATGCTATATTTGTTATGA
This Vigna angularis cultivar LongXiaoDou No.4 chromosome 4, ASM1680809v1, whole genome shotgun sequence DNA region includes the following protein-coding sequences:
- the LOC108329929 gene encoding cleavage stimulation factor subunit 50 isoform X2 is translated as MKGSSKSFPKHETRHLSEHKNIARCARFSADGRFVATGSADTSIKLFEVSKIKQMLLPEAKDGPVRPVIRTYYDHIQPINDLDFHPQGTILISGAKDQTIKFFDISKTNAKRAYRVIQDTHNVRSVSFHPSGDFLLAGTDHAIPHLYDINTFQCYLSSNIPETSPSGAINQVRYSCTGSMYVTASKDGAIRLWDGITANCVRSITAAHGTAEATSAIFTKDQRFVLSCGKDSTVKLWEVGSGRLVRQYLGAIHTQLRCQAIFNQTEEFIIFIDELSNEIVIWDAMTTEKVAKWPSNHVGAPRWLEHSPVESAFISCGTDRSVRFWKETV